The Clostridia bacterium DNA segment AAGCGAATCACCGAAGGCGTGCGCACGCGGCGCGCGAGATCCGCCTTCAGCTCGCGCTCCTCCGCCGCGAGGTCCTCGACAGCGCGCGCGAGCGTGTCCAGGCGCGCCGAGAACGCTGCCAGGGCCTCCAGCACGTCGCCCGCGGCGCCGGTCGGAAGGAAGGCGCGCAAGCGCCGCTGCAACCTGCGCACACGCACCCAGGCGACCGCCGCCAGGAGAAGCGCAAGCAACGCCACGCCACCCACACAGACGGCGATTTGCGCGTCCGGGGAGTTCAAAAGCGCCGAAACGTCAAACATCCACGTCCTCCTTACGAAGCGTCAGGCCGGCCCGCTCATCAAGACCGAGGGCTCACCGCGTTGAAAACACGTGCGTCAGCCACACGCTGAGAGGGCCGAAAAGAATCGCCGGCAGCAGCGACGCCACGCGCACGCGCGCCGCCCCGAGCATGTTCAGACCGATGGCAGCGATCAGCACGCCGCCCACACCGCTGATCG contains these protein-coding regions:
- a CDS encoding DUF4446 family protein encodes the protein MFDVSALLNSPDAQIAVCVGGVALLALLLAAVAWVRVRRLQRRLRAFLPTGAAGDVLEALAAFSARLDTLARAVEDLAAEERELKADLARRVRTPSVIRFNAFPGMGSDLSYAVALLDDERNGVVLSAIQGREETRVYAKPVQHGQSTYLLTPEEERAIQAAGGRDLATK